In the Girardinichthys multiradiatus isolate DD_20200921_A chromosome 4, DD_fGirMul_XY1, whole genome shotgun sequence genome, one interval contains:
- the LOC124867598 gene encoding leukotriene B4 receptor 1-like, which translates to MDPTIELTPSGAPQDLDGGTTVACVILGLSFLVGVPGNLFVIWTILRHVKQRFHTVVLILHLALADMMVLITLPVWIYSLVHTFVFGWAVCKILMCVITVCMYSSIFFITFMSLERYLAICHPFLMMRWKTENNMNKYIAFLWLLALLLGLPDILTQTLDHSGINEGCFARDFNNKTQEVTLLCLQTLLGFVLPFITLSTCYCLVAAQIKKMSYSSKQKSKVLIHTVVLVFLLCWLPYHVINIIDVVCIFGSDTACIPEGFVFSSGALVFISSSVNPLLYTFFARNLKGSLGESRLVKLFKELASNTNRLRELAIQHQKDQRSTEIGVTSTCLN; encoded by the coding sequence ATGGACCCCACTATCGAGCTGACACCTTCAGGAGCGCCTCAGGATTTAGATGGTGGGACAACAGTGGCGTGTGTTATCCTGGGTCTTTCCTTTCTGGTCGGAGTGCCTGGGAACCTGTTTGTAATCTGGACTATCCTGAGGCACGTCAAGCAGCGCTTTCACACTGTGGTCCTCATCCTCCACCTGGCCTTGGCAGACATGATGGTCCTCATCACCTTGCCTGTGTGGATCTACTCCCTGGTGCACACCTTTGTGTTTGGATGGGCAGTTTGCAAGATCTTGATGTGTGTCATCACTGTGTGCATGTATAGCAGCATCTTCTTCATCACCTTTATGAGCCTGGAGCGCTATCTAGCCATCTGTCATCCATTTCTAATGATGCGGTGGAAGACTGAAAATAATATGAACAAATACATTGCATTTTTGTGGCTTCTTGCGCTTCTTCTTGGATTGCCTGATATTTTAACCCAGACCTTGGATCACAGTGGCATAAATGAGGGGTGCTTTGCCAGAGACTTCAACAACAAGACCCAAGAAGTCACATTATTATGCCTGCAGACTTTGCTGGGCTTCGTGCTTCCTTTCATTACGCTTAGCACCTGTTACTGTCTTGTGGCTGCACAGATCAAGAAAATGAGTTACAGctcaaaacagaaatccaaagtTCTCATTCACACTGTGGTGCTTGTGTTCCTCCTATGCTGGTTGCCTTACCACGTTATTAATATTATTGATGTAGTTTGCATTTTTGGGTCAGACACAGCATGCATACCAGAAGGTTTTGTCTTCAGCTCTGGTGCCCTGGTTTTTATCAGCAGCTCAGTAAATCCTTTACTATACACCTTCTTCGCCAGGAACTTGAAAGGCAGTCTTGGAGAGTCTCGTTTGGTCAAGCTGTTTAAGGAACTGGCCTCGAACACAAATAGACTCAGGGAGCTCGCAATTCAACACCAGAAGGACCAGAGATCAACAGAGATAGGGGTCACATCTACCTGTCTGAATTAA
- the si:dkey-148a17.6 gene encoding leukotriene B4 receptor 1, with the protein MLESHLFLKKPCQETLFLCSLYMKEEVKTLAFFASRHHSQHVYFGRMNTSHAQSLLEEMDLEEFDGGTVVACVILGLSFLVGAPGNLLVIWTILRHVKQRSHTVVLILHLAAADLVVLITLPLWIYSLAQSWVFGLTCCKAMVFVINACMYSSVFVITLMSVERFVAVRYPFVSAVWKRKHALNKVLLALWSAAFLFSIPIILTQTVGEDDGKAHCLYREYTSHTQELVCLLLETVVGYMLPFSILVVCYACLCSRITQMTFRSKRKSTVLITSIVVAFAICWTPHQIGNIISLIILAIDGSFSDTAQNLETVRQAMAFVAGAMVFISSSINPVLYMFAARSFRESLRDTGIQKLFRHISSTSPGEGNREVSFVSRRQSNQTTSSQCVTDSKDQINMF; encoded by the coding sequence ATGCTTGAGTCACATCTGTTTCTTAAAAAGCCATGTCAGGAAACCTTGTTCCTGTGCAGTCTTTACATGAAGGAGGAAGTGAAGACTTTAGCTTTTTTTGCATCCAGACACCACAGTCAGCACGTATACTTTGGCAGGATGAACACCTCACATGCACAATCTCTGTTGGAGGAAATGGACCTTGAGGAATTTGATGGTGGAACAGTGGTGGCGTGTGTGATCCTGGGTCTGTCATTCTTGGTTGGTGCTCCGGGCAACCTCCTTGTGATATGGACCATCCTGAGGCATGTGAAGCAGCGCTCCCACACAGTGGTTCTCATCTTGCACCTGGCTGCTGCAGATCTGGTGGTCCTGATCACCCTCCCTCTCTGGATCTACTCCCTCGCCCAGTCCTGGGTCTTTGGACTGACATGCTGCAAAGCCATGGTGTTTGTGATCAACGCCTGTATGTACAGCAGCGTTTTCGTCATCACGCTTATGAGTGTGGAACGTTTTGTCGCCGTACGTTATCCCTTTGTCTCTGCAGTTTGGAAGAGGAAACATGCCCTGAATAAAGTCCTGCTTGCTCTATGGTCAGCTGCTTTCCTGTTCAGCATACCTATCATTCTGACTCAGACAGTCGGGGAAGACGATGGTAAGGCACACTGCCTGTATCGTGAGTATACTTCTCACACTCAGGAGCTGGTGTGTCTGCTGCTGGAGACAGTTGTGGGTTACATGCTTCCCTTCTCAATTCTTGTGGTCTGTTATGCGTGCTTGTGCAGCCGCATCACTCAGATGACCTTCAGGTCCAAGCGAAAGTCCACTGTCTTGATTACAAGCATAGTAGTTGCATTTGCCATTTGTTGGACACCACATCAAATAGGAAACATCATCTCGCTCATAATCCTGGCCATTGATGGCTCATTCAGTGATACAGCACAGAACCTGGAAACTGTGAGACAAGCCATGGCTTTCGTAGCAGGAGCCATGGTCTTCATCAGCAGCAGCATTAATCCGGTCCTCTACATGTTCGCGGCCCGCTCTTTCAGGGAGTCGCTACGTGACACCGGCATCCAGAAGCTCTTCCGCCACATCTCCAGCACCTCGCCGGGTGAGGGAAACAGGGAGGTGTCCTTTGTGTCGAGGAGACAAAGCAATCAGACCACCAGCTCTCAGTGTGTGACTGATTCAAAAGATCAAATTAATATGTTTTGA